The following are from one region of the Acanthopagrus latus isolate v.2019 chromosome 2, fAcaLat1.1, whole genome shotgun sequence genome:
- the mecom gene encoding histone-lysine N-methyltransferase MECOM isoform X13 — MKAEEYSCDTMAPDIHEERQYRCEDCDQHFESRNQLLDHQKQPCGMPPSSFLNPGGDSDLKAQEPQDLRPLLHGLQECKECDQVFPDVQSLEAHTLSHSEEREYKCDQCPKAFNWKSNLIRHQMSHDSGKHYECENCSKQVFTDPSNLQRHIRSQHVGARAHACSDCGKTFATSSGLKQHKHIHSSVKPFMCKSLRPYLCEVCHKSYTQFSNLCRHKRMHADCRTQIKCKDCGQMFSTTSSLNKHRRFCEGKNHFTAGGLFAQGMPLPGAPGLDKSALAMGHSSAGLADYFGASRHHGGLTFPAAPAFPFSFPGLFPSGLYHRPPLIPATSPVRQPAHAHIAGHGAELSKSPLLPPSPGLQESRELLKALRKDGGVTGNQMPGSELHAHGSSSSTKQRNKQSDQSESSDLDDVSTPSGSDLESTSGSELESDMDSERERARENGKGPKRKASEGGPQSPTLTGSSADKDFPGPSLIPSSLDEHTAVTGAVNDSIKAIASIAEKYFGSTGLAGLQDKKVGSLPYPSMFPLPFFPAFSPPVYPFPDRDLRPPGLKGEPQSPADDCKKAQGKSSSESPFDLTTKRKEEKAATFAPSKPEASHTSGQDQPLDLSLGSRGRGRNPREEESKSSLGHEEEKAVVEIPKADTSLQHARPTPFFMDPIYSRVEKRRMSDPFETLKDKYMRPAPGFLFHPQFRLPDQRTWMSAIENMAEKLETFGSLKPESSDLLRTVPSMFDFRAPPSALPETLLRKGKERYTCRYCGKIFPRSANLTRHLRTHTGEQPYRCKYCDRSFSISSNLQRHIRNIHNKEKPFKCHLCDRCFGQQTNLDRHLKKHENGNLSGTAMSSPQSELDSGSAILDDKEDSYFNEIRNFISNTSQNQTSPDPSEEGLNGGPFEEEKPLMASHGSRDLEDEEAEDLGADEEEGEDPSNTSGKPEGEALPGSLSDDIQDEMDFTGPNDLELNCKTSPRRYKEEEKQSGYSALDHIRHFSEMRKLEESELSDGDGDEDDASFGSPSLTEAVKQPLFRKSKSQAYAMMLSLAEKDSLHPASHNPATMWHSLARAAAESSAIQSLSHV, encoded by the exons ATGAAGGCTGAAGAGTATTCATGTGACACCATGGCTCCCGATATTCACG AGGAGAGGCAGTACCGCTGTGAGGACTGTGACCAGCACTTTGAGTCCCGCAACCAGCTGCTGGACCACCAGAAGCAGCCGTGTGGgatgcccccctcctccttcctcaacccag GAGGTGACAGTGACCTGAAGGCCCAGGAACCTCAAGACCTGCGACCCCTCCTCCATGGTCTGCAGGAGTGTAAGGAGTGCGACCAGGTCTTCCCTGATGTCCAGAG CCTGGAGGCCCACACTCTGTCCCACTCTGAGGAGAGGGAGTACAAGTGTGACCAGTGTCCAAAGGCCTTCAACTGGAAATCAAACCTGATCCGACATCAGATGTCGCACGACAGTGGCAAGCACTACGAATGTGAAAACTGCTCAAAG CAGGTGTTCACAGACCCCAGTAACCTGCAGAGGCACATCCGCTCACAGCACGTCGGGGCGCGGGCCCACGCCTGCTCTGACTGCGGCAAGACGTTTGCAACGTCTTCGGGCCTCAAGCAGCATAAGCACATCCACAGCAGTGTCAAGCCCTTCATGTGTAAGTCACTAAGACCCTACCTAT GTGAGGTATGCCACAAGTCTTACACCCAGTTCTCTAACCTGTGCCGCCACAAACGTATGCATGCTGACTGCCGCACACAGATCAAGTGCAAGGACTGTGGGCAGATGTTCAGCACCACGTCCTCCCTCAACAAGCATCGCCGCTTCTGTGAAGGGAAAAACCATTTCACAGCAGGAGGGTTGTTTGCCCAGGGTATGCCACTCCCTGGCGCCCCTGGCTTGGACAAATCAGCTCTGGCGATGGGCCACAGCAGTGCTGGGCTGGCTGATTACTTTGGGGCAAGTCGCCACCATGGCGGGCTTACCTTCCCTGCTGCCCCAGCATTTCCCTTCAGCTTCCCTGGCCTATTCCCCTCTGGACTCTACCACCGGCCACCGCTCATTCCTGCCACCTCTCCTGTCAGGCAACCAGCCCATGCGCATATTGCTGGGCATGGTGCAGAGCTGAGTAAGAGTCCACTGCTGCCTCCAAGCCCTGGACTTCAAGAGTCGCGAGAGCTCCTCAAGGCTCTCCGTAAAGATGGTGGTGTCACCGGCAACCAGATGCCAGGTTCAGAGCTCCACGCCCATGGCTCCTCATCGTCCACAAAGCAGAGGAACAAGCAGAGTGACCAGTCCGAGAGCAGCGACCTAGACGATGTCAGCACGCCCAGTGGAAGTGATCTGGAGAGCACATCAGGCTCCGAACTGGAGAGTGACATGGACAGTGAGAGGGAAAGGGCTCGAGAAAATGGCAAAGGCCCCAAGAGGAAGGCCAGTGAAGGAGGCCCCCAGAGCCCCACCCTGACAGGCAGCAGTGCTGATAAAGACTTTCCGGGCCCATCCCTCATCCCATCCTCGCTGGACGAGCACACAGCTGTAACAGGGGCTGTGAATGACTCTATTAAGGCCATTGCCTCCATTGCTGAGAAGTACTTTGGCTCAACAGGGCTGGCTGGCCTGCAGGACAAGAAGGTCGGGTCTCTGCCCTACCCGTCTATGTTCCCGCTGCCTTTCTTCCCAGCTTTCTCTCCTCCAGTTTACCCTTTCCCAGACAGGGACCTCAGACCTCCAGGCCTGAAGGGCGAGCCACAGTCTCCAGCAGATGACTGCAAGAAGGCCCAGGGCAAATCTTCATCTGAGTCACCATTTGACCTCACTACtaagagaaaggaggagaaggcTGCCACATTTGCCCCGTCTAAACCGGAGGCCTCCCACACTTCGGGTCAGGACCAGCCACTAGACCTGAGCTTGGGGTCGAGAGGCCGTGGGCGAAATCCAAGAGAGGAGGAGTCAAAAAGTAGCCTGGGgcatgaggaggagaaggcagTGGTGGAGATCCCAAAAGCTGACACTTCCTTACAGCATGCCAGGCCCACACCTTTCTTCATGGACCCCATCTACAG CAGGGTTGAGAAGAGGAGAATGAGCGATCCGTTTGAGACTCTGAAAGACAAGTACATGCGGCCGGCTCCAGGCTTCCTCTTCCATCCACAG TTTCGTTTGCCAGATCAGAGAACTTGG ATGTCGGCCATCGAGAACATGGCCGAGAAGCTGGAGACGTTTGGCTCCTTGAAGCCCGAGTCCAGCGACCTGCTGCGCACTGTCCCCTCCATGTTTGACTTCAGAGCCCCTCCCTCTGCACTTCCAGAGACGCTGCTGCGCAAGGGCAAGGAGCGCTACACATGCAG ATATTGTGGCAAAATATTCCCACGCTCTGCCAACCTGACCCGCCACCTCAGGACTCATACGGGAGAGCAACCATACAG GTGTAAATACTGCGACCGCTCCTTCAGCATCTCCTCCAACCTGCAACGTCACATCCGCAACATCCACAACAAGGAGAAGCCCTTCAAGTGCCACTTGTGCGACCGTTGCTTCGGTCAGCAGACCAACCTGGACCGCCACCTCAAGAAGCACGAGAACGGCAACCTGTCCG GCACTGCAATGTCGTCCCCACAGTCCGAGCTGGACAGCGGCAGTGCCATACTGGACGACAAAGAAGACTCTTACTTCAATGAAATAAGGAATTTCATCAGCAACACGAGCCAGAACCAGACATCACCGGACCCGTCAGAGGAAGG GTTAAATGGCGGTCCATTTGAAGAAGAGAAGCCGCTGATGGCCAGCCACGGGTCTCGTGACCTGGAAGACGAGGAGGCGGAGGATCTCGGTGCTGatgaagaagaaggggaagacCCCAGCAACACCTCCGGGAAACCTGAAGGCGAGGCGCTCCCCGGCAGCCTCAGCGATGACATACAAGACGAAATGGACTTCACCGGGCCGAACGACTTAGAACTCAACTGCAAAACCTCTCCTCGGAG GtataaggaggaggagaagcagagcgGCTACTCAGCCCTGGATCATATTCGTCACTTTTCGGAAATGCGCAAGCTGGAGGAGAGTGAGCTGAGCGACGGGGACGGCGATGAGGACGATGCATCGTTCGGCTCCCCCTCTCTGACTGAGGCAGTCAAGCAGCCGCTCTTTAGGAAATCTAAGTCTCAG GCGTACGCCATGATGCTGTCTCTGGCTGAAAAGGACTCTCTCCACCCGGCCTCCCACAACCCGGCCACCATGTGGCACAGTCTGGCACGGGCTGCTGCTGAATCCAGTGCCATACAGTCCCTCAGCCATGTATGA